A genomic segment from Nicotiana sylvestris chromosome 1, ASM39365v2, whole genome shotgun sequence encodes:
- the LOC104218014 gene encoding uncharacterized protein, with the protein MSEYGDDAETEMGENPFADIEEYIEDTNTIVPPAVGAATFKVEHGLILMLKAEGFFRNSTDDDPTQHLRNFLGVCAMHKQNNISDDALRLKCFKYSLAGDARKWLQNLPPNSIHSWPELVRAFLSKWFSQSKKSKLRDKIFFFKQIQGEQLNEAWDRFKLYLVRSPNHSFPDSMLLEKFYMGLDPMNQAITKNAADRSFMEKSFARVTQILDKMENQERDQVIAGLATNVNVLTKMFTENQTKKVNAVEDVQPILDENFEEANYINNPQGGYQRQPYHGQGQQSQWSPNPQGQGNQQWRNDQVRDADERPFKRSKPKAKRATSSDTIATPKSGGSGSTSHVMAITTRSGKVLQGEIEQEVVGEESEQEVEVEEQGVVEVERVPEKEKVQEVNQEGVKEKEKETSKAPPPIPRPPPPFPQRLIRRVDDIKLEKFYDILKQLSVNIPFLEAFQEMPGFAKYLKDLITEKRTTKNEVVNMTHQVSSIIATSPVQKKEDPGSFTIPYTIGEHDFAKALCDNGASINLMPLAIYKQAGLGMPRPTSMRLQMADRSIKRPVGIVDYVIVKVGKFHLPADFVILDCVVDKEIPIILGIPFLAMGRALVDS; encoded by the exons aTGTCTGAATATGGTGATGATGCGGAGACAGAAATGGGAGAGAATCCTTTCGCAGACATCGAGGAGTACATTGAGGATACTAACACCATTGTACCGCCAGCTGTTGGAGCTGCAACATTTAAAGTGGAACACGGTCTAATTCTGATGCTCAAGGCAGAAGGATTTTTCAGAAACTCCACAGATGATGATCCAACACAACACCTTAGGAATTTCTTGGGTGTGTGTGCAATGCACAAACAAAACAATATCTCTGACGATGCCCTGAGGTTGAAATGCTTCAAGTATTCTCTAGCTGGGGATGCGAGGAAATGGCTCCAGAATCTGCCACCCAACTCTATCCATTCTTGGCCCGAACTTGTCCGGGCATTTTTGTCCAAGTGGTTCTCGCAGAGCAAAAAATCTAAGTTGCGGGataagattttcttcttcaagcagaTACAGGGAGAGCAGTTGAATGAGGCATGGGATCGCTTCAAATTATACTTGGTGAGGTCTCCAAACCATAGTTTTCCGGATTCCATGTTGTTGGAAAAATTTTATATGGGTTTGGATCCCATGAACCAAGCCATCACCAAGAATGCAGCTGACAGATCTTTCATGGAAAAATCATTTGCAAGAGTGACACAAATCCTGGACAAAATG GAAAATCAAGAGAGGGATCAAGTGATTGCTGGGCTTGCAACAAATGTAAATGTGCTGACAAAGATGTTTACCGAGAATCAAACAAAGAAAGTGAATGCAGTGGAAGATGTCCAACCCATATTAGATGAAAATTTTGAGGAAGCAAATTATATCAACAACCCTCAAGGAGGGTATCAAAGGCAACCCTACCATGGTCAAGGGCAACAAAGCCAGTGGAGTCCAAACCCGCAAGGGCAAGGCAACCAACAATGGAGAAATGATCAAG TTAGAGATGCAGATGAGAGACCTTTCAAGAGATCAAAACCCAAAGCAAAAAGGGCAACTTCTAGTGATACCATTGCGACCCCGAAGAGTGGTGGAAGTGGCTCAACTTCTCACGTCATGGCAATAACTACTAGAAGTGGGAAGGTTTTACAAGGTGAAATTGAGCAAGAGGTTGTTGGAGAAGAATCCGAACAAGAAGTTGAAGTAGAAGAGCAAGGGGttgttgaagttgaaagggtGCCGGAAAAAGAGAAGGTGCAAGAAGTGAACCAAGAAGGGGTGAAGGAAAAGGAGAAGGAGACATCAAAAGCTCCACCTcctattcctagacctcctccgcctTTTCCTCAAAGACTTATTAGAAGGGTTGATGATATCAAGCTTGAGAAATTCTATGATATTCTAAAGCAATTGTCGGTGAACATTCCATTCTTGGAGGCTTTTCAAGAAATGCCGGGGTTTGCCAAATATTTGAAGGATTTGATCACCGAAAAGAGGACCACAAAGAATGAGGTGGTAAACATGACTCACCAGGTTAGCTCTATTATTGCCACAAGCCCTgtccaaaagaaagaagacccaGGATCATTTACTATTCCATACACTATCGGGGAGCatgactttgcaaaagccctttgtgacaATGGGGCTAGCATCAACTTGATGCCACTTGCCATATACAAGCAAGCGGGATTAGGGATGCCGAGGCCAACAagcatgaggttacaaatggccgATCGATCTATTAAGCGACCGGTAGGAATTGTTGATTATGTGATTGTGAAAGTTGGAAAATTCCATTTGCCCGCCGACTTTGTAATTCTTGACTGTGTTGTTGataaagagatccctatcatcttGGGGATACCATTCCTAGCCATGGGAAGAGCACTCGTGGATTCATAG